Proteins encoded within one genomic window of Acinetobacter sp. YWS30-1:
- the infB gene encoding translation initiation factor IF-2: protein MTDKSIKELALSVGRHVDKLLEQVREAGLPQRKADDIITTEQQDRLMNHVKKTQGSDGHAGQITLKRKTTSTAKVASTSGKAKTINVEVRKKHTFVKPDPEQIKAEALAKAQAEQQAKAEAEQKSAPAKKPADAPKSGTNNASKALEAMRAAQKQETEKQETPKAAVVVKRKSTNKPIVKAAVKQVETAEQKKAREAQAAQLKAAEEAARRKAAEEAQQRTLEQMRKMASKYSSEDTTATIRVIDDSPLAAGLVGQAYEDSFAKEDREIKRGTNTSNTRSPKKGGRRGEEQSFRDNSHKRGLKSSQANKHGFEKPVKKQVYDVEIGETIVVADLAAKMAVKVREVIKSLMKMGELVTQNQAIDQEIAALVVEEMGHNPVLVSETAVEDNLLEQAEEARGAQTTRAPVVTIMGHVDHGKTSLLDRIRRAKVAQGEAGGITQHIGAYHVTTDKGIITFLDTPGHAAFTAMRSRGAKATDIVVLVVAADDGVMPQTAEAIDHARAAGTPIIVAINKMDKDSADPDRVLNELTTKEIVPEEWGGDVPVAKVSAHTGAGIDELLDLILIQSELLELKASEEGAAQGVVIEARVDKGRGAVTSILVQNGTLKVGDLVLAGSSYGRVRAMTDENGKRIKSAGPSIPVEILGLPEAPMAGDEVLVVNDEKKAREVADARMDRERQKRLERQSAMRLENIMASMGKKDVPIVNVVLKTDVRGTLEALHVALAELSTDEVKVRIIGSGVGAITESDVTLAESSEAVLLGFNVRADNTARQKADADSIDIRYYSVIYQLIDDVKAAMSGKLAPEHRETILGVAQVREVFHSSKFGAAAGCMVLEGVLHRNKPIRVLRDDVVIFQGELESLRRYKEVVEEVRAGMECGLAVKGYKDIKPLDKIEVYDVQLIKRSL from the coding sequence ATGACGGACAAGTCGATTAAAGAGTTAGCACTCAGCGTGGGTCGCCATGTTGATAAGCTCCTAGAGCAGGTTCGTGAGGCAGGTTTACCACAGCGTAAAGCTGACGATATTATTACCACCGAACAACAAGATCGCTTAATGAATCATGTGAAAAAGACACAAGGTTCAGATGGCCATGCAGGACAAATCACGTTGAAACGTAAAACGACCAGTACTGCTAAAGTGGCAAGTACTTCAGGTAAGGCGAAAACGATTAATGTAGAAGTTCGCAAGAAACATACATTCGTCAAGCCAGACCCGGAACAAATTAAAGCAGAAGCTTTAGCGAAGGCTCAAGCTGAACAGCAAGCGAAAGCAGAAGCTGAACAGAAGTCAGCACCAGCTAAAAAACCTGCTGATGCACCTAAATCAGGTACAAACAATGCAAGCAAAGCGCTAGAAGCAATGCGTGCAGCTCAGAAACAAGAAACTGAGAAACAGGAAACACCTAAAGCAGCTGTTGTGGTAAAACGCAAATCAACTAATAAACCGATTGTGAAAGCAGCGGTTAAACAAGTTGAAACAGCAGAACAGAAAAAAGCGCGTGAAGCTCAAGCCGCTCAATTAAAAGCAGCTGAAGAAGCAGCACGTCGTAAGGCAGCTGAAGAAGCACAACAACGTACCCTTGAGCAAATGCGCAAGATGGCATCTAAGTATTCTTCTGAAGATACCACTGCAACCATTCGTGTGATTGATGATTCTCCACTTGCTGCTGGTCTAGTTGGCCAGGCATATGAAGACTCATTTGCGAAAGAAGACCGCGAAATTAAACGTGGTACTAACACTTCAAATACACGTTCACCGAAGAAAGGTGGTCGTCGTGGTGAAGAGCAGTCTTTCCGTGATAACTCACACAAACGCGGTTTGAAATCTAGCCAAGCGAACAAGCATGGTTTTGAAAAACCAGTGAAAAAACAGGTTTATGACGTTGAAATCGGTGAAACGATTGTCGTTGCTGACCTGGCTGCGAAAATGGCAGTTAAGGTTCGTGAAGTGATCAAGTCACTGATGAAAATGGGTGAACTGGTTACTCAAAACCAGGCGATCGATCAGGAAATCGCGGCTCTTGTGGTTGAAGAAATGGGCCATAACCCAGTACTGGTTTCTGAAACTGCAGTTGAAGATAACCTGCTTGAACAGGCTGAAGAAGCTCGTGGTGCGCAAACCACTCGTGCGCCAGTTGTTACGATCATGGGTCACGTTGACCATGGTAAAACATCGCTTCTAGACCGTATTCGTCGTGCCAAAGTGGCGCAAGGCGAAGCAGGGGGTATTACCCAGCATATCGGTGCTTATCATGTAACCACGGATAAAGGTATTATCACATTCCTTGATACTCCGGGACACGCAGCGTTTACTGCAATGCGTTCACGTGGTGCCAAAGCGACTGATATCGTAGTTCTGGTTGTTGCAGCAGATGATGGCGTGATGCCACAAACTGCAGAAGCAATCGATCACGCACGTGCAGCGGGTACACCGATCATTGTTGCAATCAACAAGATGGATAAAGACTCAGCTGATCCAGATCGTGTATTGAACGAATTGACCACCAAAGAAATCGTACCTGAAGAATGGGGCGGTGACGTTCCTGTAGCGAAAGTATCTGCACATACTGGTGCCGGTATTGATGAACTTCTTGACCTGATTTTAATTCAGTCTGAATTGCTTGAATTGAAGGCGTCTGAAGAAGGTGCGGCACAAGGTGTTGTGATTGAAGCGCGTGTTGATAAAGGCCGCGGTGCAGTGACTTCTATTCTGGTTCAAAACGGTACGCTGAAAGTGGGTGACCTGGTACTTGCTGGTTCATCTTATGGCCGCGTTCGTGCCATGACCGATGAAAACGGTAAACGTATCAAGTCTGCAGGTCCTTCGATTCCAGTTGAAATTCTGGGTCTTCCAGAAGCGCCGATGGCAGGTGACGAAGTTCTTGTTGTGAATGACGAGAAGAAAGCACGTGAAGTTGCCGATGCGCGTATGGATCGTGAACGTCAAAAACGTCTTGAACGTCAATCTGCAATGCGTCTTGAAAACATCATGGCGTCTATGGGCAAAAAAGATGTGCCGATCGTCAATGTGGTATTAAAAACTGATGTACGCGGTACATTGGAAGCGCTGCATGTTGCATTGGCTGAGCTTTCAACGGATGAAGTAAAAGTACGTATCATCGGTTCTGGTGTTGGTGCGATTACTGAATCTGACGTCACACTTGCTGAATCTTCAGAAGCGGTTCTTCTTGGCTTTAACGTACGTGCCGACAATACTGCACGTCAAAAAGCAGATGCAGACAGTATCGACATTCGTTACTACTCAGTGATCTATCAATTGATTGATGACGTGAAAGCAGCGATGAGCGGTAAGCTTGCTCCTGAACACCGTGAAACCATCTTGGGTGTTGCTCAAGTGCGTGAAGTGTTCCACTCAAGCAAATTCGGTGCTGCAGCAGGCTGTATGGTGCTTGAAGGCGTATTACACCGTAACAAACCGATTCGCGTATTACGTGATGACGTGGTGATCTTCCAAGGCGAGCTAGAATCTCTTCGTCGCTATAAAGAAGTGGTGGAAGAAGTTCGTGCCGGTATGGAATGTGGTCTTGCGGTGAAAGGCTATAAAGACATCAAACCTCTCGATAAAATCGAAGTGTATGATGTGCAATTGATTAAACGGAGTCTTTAA
- a CDS encoding Na+/H+ antiporter subunit E, whose translation MAESLLQRWFPHPFVSVIVAMSWVMLAHNMEAGTLLMAIFLAILIPRMVAPFIDYTPNIRWIPAMRLFWIVVWDIIVANIKVAILVLGPTKNLHPKWFRVPLDTEHEEVNTLLAMIITTTPGTVSAGIDQDRGDILVHALSTDDEEAEIETIKQRYEQPLIKIFSAQSGAEA comes from the coding sequence ATGGCTGAATCATTACTTCAACGCTGGTTCCCTCATCCTTTCGTGTCAGTAATTGTGGCGATGAGCTGGGTCATGCTGGCCCATAATATGGAAGCCGGCACACTCCTTATGGCAATATTTCTGGCCATCTTGATTCCGCGAATGGTCGCCCCTTTCATTGATTACACGCCGAATATCCGGTGGATCCCGGCGATGCGCCTGTTTTGGATCGTTGTTTGGGACATCATTGTCGCAAACATTAAGGTAGCGATTCTGGTGCTGGGACCGACCAAAAATCTGCATCCCAAATGGTTTCGGGTACCGCTGGATACCGAACATGAAGAAGTGAATACGTTGCTGGCAATGATTATTACCACGACACCAGGTACAGTCTCTGCGGGGATTGATCAGGACCGTGGCGATATTCTGGTGCATGCCTTAAGCACGGATGATGAAGAGGCTGAAATTGAAACCATCAAACAGCGCTATGAACAACCTTTGATTAAAATTTTTAGCGCACAATCAGGAGCTGAAGCATGA
- a CDS encoding monovalent cation/H+ antiporter subunit A codes for MDTSVLPIIILLPLVLGTTLVSWLKQFSRGVTALGAIAVSLSSFLLLLSQAPAVFNGTVITQTWSWLPQLGIDFSFRLDALGMLFALLISGIGTLIYIYAYYYLSPKNSLSKLYFLLMLFMAAMLGISLSNNLLILLIFWELTSISSFLLVGYWSNYEAAQRGSRMALTITGMGGLSMLGGFILLGQMTGTYQIDQILMMGEQIQAHALFVPTLLLILLGAFTKSAQFPFHFWLPNAMAAPTPVSAYLHSATMVKAGLFLVARLLPIFAGAALFHNIVTFIGLFTLCVAAFFAIFKEDLKGLLAYSTISHLGLIMCLLGIGSPLAVAAAIFHIINHATFKAALFMIAGIIDHESGTRDLRKLSGLWQMLPFTATLTMITAASMAGIPLTNGFLSKEMFFTELVANLSGPVMVGAAIAGTLAGIFAVAYSIRLVHGVFFDGPLGQQVPNKAAHEPPFGMRAPAILLAFLCIAVGLLPGLLVEKIVNSTTQASTQNFAFEGTHLALWHGINLPLVMSIIAIFGGAIFYFALAKGGAIREIDLDPKLGKLQGRVLFDLFLKNLLLNSRRFRRATENGKLQSYILWTVLFTIGLVGYPLVVNGIDTGSRELTHAPVLAIVLWLLLFSACWMMLWFHHERIKAILISGAVGLVVTMVFIGFSAPDLALTQITVDVVTTVLLLMSLSLLPQLTPYESSPTRRWRDAVIAVCGGLGIATVAWLVMTRDHNSISWFFIQQSIPLGGGTNVVNVILVDFRGFDTFGEITVLGIAAIGVLSLMDGMRAHGTTITQGLTYRFNPSPLMLRITASWILPVALVVSLYIFMRGHNLPGGGFIAGLVTSLALIIQYVAIGQDHAEKMLGAKSGRLYEIWIGIGLTIAGLTGIAAWFWSRPFLTSAHIHVHPPLLGDMHLASAALFDVGVYVTVVGATMLMISVLGDSRHSSMTGPVPRG; via the coding sequence ATGGATACGAGTGTGCTGCCAATTATTATATTGTTACCGTTAGTATTAGGCACAACCCTTGTCTCGTGGCTGAAGCAATTTTCACGCGGGGTAACGGCTTTAGGAGCAATTGCCGTCAGCCTCAGCAGTTTCTTATTACTGTTGAGTCAGGCGCCTGCTGTATTTAATGGAACGGTAATTACCCAGACCTGGTCCTGGCTACCCCAGCTTGGAATCGACTTCAGTTTCCGGCTGGATGCTTTGGGCATGCTGTTTGCTCTGCTGATTAGTGGAATTGGTACCCTGATTTATATCTATGCCTATTACTATCTCAGTCCTAAAAACTCCCTGAGTAAACTCTATTTCCTGCTGATGCTGTTTATGGCAGCGATGCTCGGTATTTCATTGTCTAATAATCTTCTGATTCTCCTGATTTTCTGGGAACTCACCAGTATTTCTTCCTTCCTGCTAGTTGGTTACTGGAGCAATTACGAAGCGGCCCAACGCGGCTCACGCATGGCTCTAACCATTACCGGCATGGGCGGCTTATCTATGCTGGGTGGTTTTATTCTGCTCGGACAGATGACGGGTACCTATCAGATTGACCAGATCCTGATGATGGGCGAACAGATTCAGGCACATGCCCTATTTGTACCGACATTATTATTAATTTTACTCGGTGCTTTTACCAAAAGTGCGCAGTTCCCGTTTCACTTCTGGTTACCAAATGCCATGGCAGCACCGACGCCGGTGTCTGCCTATCTGCACTCTGCCACCATGGTCAAAGCGGGCCTGTTTTTAGTCGCACGTTTATTGCCGATTTTTGCAGGCGCGGCACTGTTCCATAATATTGTTACTTTTATCGGGTTATTTACCCTGTGTGTGGCAGCGTTCTTTGCCATCTTTAAAGAAGATCTGAAAGGTCTGTTGGCCTATTCAACTATTAGCCACTTGGGCCTGATCATGTGTTTGCTGGGTATTGGCTCACCACTGGCCGTGGCAGCAGCAATTTTCCATATCATTAACCATGCAACCTTTAAAGCTGCCCTATTCATGATTGCCGGGATCATTGACCATGAATCCGGTACTCGTGATCTGCGAAAATTGTCTGGTCTTTGGCAAATGCTGCCTTTTACCGCAACACTGACCATGATCACCGCCGCCTCCATGGCTGGTATTCCATTAACCAATGGTTTCTTGTCCAAGGAAATGTTCTTTACCGAACTGGTCGCAAACTTAAGTGGCCCAGTCATGGTCGGTGCTGCTATTGCAGGAACACTGGCCGGGATTTTCGCTGTCGCCTATTCGATTCGCCTGGTACATGGCGTGTTTTTTGATGGTCCATTAGGCCAGCAAGTCCCAAATAAAGCTGCGCATGAGCCGCCATTTGGTATGCGTGCACCGGCTATCTTACTGGCTTTTCTGTGTATTGCAGTTGGTCTGCTACCAGGATTACTGGTCGAAAAGATTGTAAATAGCACCACACAAGCGTCAACCCAGAATTTCGCCTTTGAAGGAACTCACCTCGCCCTCTGGCACGGTATTAATCTGCCTTTGGTGATGAGTATCATCGCGATATTCGGCGGTGCAATTTTCTATTTTGCACTGGCCAAAGGCGGTGCGATCCGGGAAATTGATCTGGATCCAAAACTGGGCAAACTGCAAGGCCGTGTACTGTTTGATCTGTTCCTGAAAAATCTGTTACTGAATTCAAGACGTTTCCGCCGTGCGACTGAAAATGGCAAATTGCAAAGTTATATTTTGTGGACGGTGCTGTTTACCATTGGTCTGGTGGGCTATCCACTCGTCGTCAATGGGATCGACACCGGTAGCCGCGAACTGACCCATGCACCAGTTCTGGCCATCGTTCTATGGTTACTGCTGTTCTCAGCCTGCTGGATGATGCTGTGGTTCCATCATGAACGGATTAAAGCCATCCTGATCAGCGGTGCGGTCGGTCTGGTCGTCACCATGGTTTTCATTGGTTTCTCGGCACCCGATCTGGCTTTGACCCAGATTACAGTCGATGTAGTAACAACTGTTCTGCTACTGATGAGCCTGTCACTCCTGCCACAATTAACGCCTTATGAATCCAGCCCGACCCGACGCTGGCGAGATGCAGTGATTGCGGTCTGCGGGGGTCTAGGAATTGCAACGGTTGCTTGGCTAGTTATGACACGTGACCATAATTCAATTTCCTGGTTCTTCATCCAACAATCGATTCCGCTTGGTGGCGGTACAAACGTCGTCAACGTAATTCTGGTCGATTTCCGTGGTTTCGATACCTTCGGCGAGATTACCGTACTTGGGATTGCTGCCATTGGGGTACTGAGTCTAATGGACGGTATGCGTGCTCATGGCACCACTATTACCCAAGGCCTGACTTACCGTTTTAACCCCTCCCCTTTGATGCTACGAATTACTGCATCATGGATTTTACCGGTAGCACTGGTGGTGAGTCTGTATATCTTTATGCGCGGCCATAATCTTCCGGGTGGCGGTTTTATTGCCGGTCTGGTCACCTCATTGGCCTTGATCATTCAATACGTTGCCATTGGTCAGGATCATGCAGAAAAAATGCTGGGAGCTAAATCTGGACGTCTCTATGAAATCTGGATTGGTATCGGTCTGACTATTGCAGGCCTAACCGGTATCGCAGCCTGGTTCTGGTCACGTCCATTCCTGACCAGTGCCCATATTCATGTCCATCCGCCATTACTTGGCGATATGCATCTGGCTTCTGCCGCGCTATTTGATGTCGGTGTCTATGTCACCGTAGTCGGGGCGACCATGTTGATGATTTCCGTTCTGGGTGACTCCCGTCACTCAAGTATGACTGGCCCAGTACCAAGAGGATAA
- a CDS encoding monovalent cation/H+ antiporter subunit D, which yields MTDLLNFLNQHTPIFSILLPAFTAFILVLLGNPGSGSLITDWRQPWRRGVSHISTLLGLIMAIGYLINSSQGQINVYTLSEWAAPFGIVLVLDQLSALMLVLTYTLALPIVWYASKEWDIRGRYFHAMVHFLLMGLSGAFLTGDLFNLFVFFEILLMASYVLLLHGQGKARFQLGVHYVAINLLASAMFLIGLGMIYGSVGSLNMADVARLMPTLAGDEHKLAVAGGLMLFVVFGIKAAMLPVGLWLPKTYAVATTPVAALFTIMTKVGIYAIIRVNGTVFDDEYSHQILMNCLLVIGVITSLYGAFGAIGTERLRRFVGFMILSSVGTILIAIAMNSTQAWAGALYYMVHSTLIGAAFYILCGWITSQRGEFKDHFKIAPQMKQNKLVSIVYFIIALMMAGLPPFSGFFGKVFILQASGQSEHQMLIIFTVLLVSLLSILAFTRVGFILFWRSSRPEQDENSEEFSKYESLPSKAPARNDRVIYLLLLSLTAYVVFAAPIYQYNYQTAAQIKTNPIYEAALLKRDAEGKFISVQPFDPGYLPETQYGGETPDPNAHLIPYVISENTLNGDHISEFKQRQIDKQYIEQSKYDDNQLKPAEGL from the coding sequence ATGACTGATCTTCTCAACTTCTTGAATCAACACACCCCTATTTTCAGTATTCTTTTACCGGCTTTTACCGCCTTTATTTTAGTACTGTTAGGTAACCCAGGTTCTGGTTCTCTGATTACCGACTGGCGTCAGCCGTGGCGTCGTGGCGTGAGTCATATTTCGACCCTACTGGGTTTGATTATGGCGATTGGCTACCTGATCAATAGCAGCCAAGGGCAAATTAATGTCTACACTTTAAGTGAATGGGCTGCCCCTTTTGGTATTGTGCTGGTCCTGGACCAGCTCTCTGCCTTGATGCTGGTACTGACCTATACACTCGCTTTGCCAATCGTTTGGTATGCCAGCAAAGAATGGGATATTCGCGGGCGTTATTTCCACGCCATGGTTCATTTTCTATTAATGGGGCTTAGTGGTGCCTTCCTGACCGGTGACTTGTTTAACCTGTTCGTATTCTTCGAGATCCTGTTAATGGCCTCCTATGTCCTACTTTTGCATGGGCAAGGCAAGGCACGCTTCCAGCTCGGTGTGCATTATGTGGCTATTAACCTGCTCGCTTCTGCCATGTTCCTGATCGGGCTCGGCATGATTTATGGCAGTGTCGGCAGCCTAAATATGGCTGATGTCGCTAGACTGATGCCAACTTTGGCAGGCGATGAACATAAGCTGGCCGTTGCGGGCGGACTGATGCTATTTGTGGTGTTCGGGATCAAGGCAGCCATGTTACCGGTAGGCCTGTGGCTTCCTAAAACGTATGCTGTGGCAACTACTCCGGTGGCTGCCCTGTTTACCATCATGACCAAAGTCGGGATCTACGCGATTATCCGGGTCAATGGTACTGTATTTGATGATGAATACAGTCATCAGATCCTGATGAACTGTCTGCTGGTCATTGGGGTGATTACCTCACTGTATGGCGCATTTGGTGCCATTGGGACTGAACGTCTACGCCGTTTTGTCGGCTTTATGATCCTGTCTTCAGTCGGCACCATTCTGATTGCGATTGCCATGAACAGTACTCAAGCCTGGGCAGGTGCCTTGTATTATATGGTGCACAGTACCCTGATTGGCGCAGCGTTTTATATCCTGTGTGGCTGGATTACTTCACAACGCGGTGAATTTAAAGATCACTTTAAAATTGCCCCACAGATGAAACAGAATAAGCTGGTTTCTATTGTGTATTTCATCATTGCCTTGATGATGGCCGGCTTGCCACCTTTCAGTGGCTTCTTCGGTAAAGTGTTTATCCTGCAAGCTTCAGGACAGTCTGAACATCAAATGCTGATTATCTTTACGGTTCTACTGGTCAGCTTACTAAGTATTCTGGCTTTTACCCGGGTCGGTTTTATTCTGTTCTGGCGTTCAAGCCGACCAGAACAGGATGAAAATTCTGAAGAATTCAGCAAATATGAATCCTTGCCCAGCAAGGCACCAGCACGAAATGACCGGGTCATTTATCTATTATTGCTCAGTCTGACAGCCTACGTTGTTTTTGCTGCACCGATTTATCAATATAATTATCAGACCGCAGCACAGATTAAGACCAATCCGATTTATGAAGCAGCACTGTTAAAACGTGATGCTGAAGGCAAGTTCATCAGTGTTCAGCCATTTGATCCGGGTTATTTACCAGAAACCCAATACGGTGGTGAAACGCCTGATCCAAATGCGCACCTGATTCCTTATGTCATTTCAGAAAATACCTTAAATGGCGATCATATTTCTGAATTTAAACAGCGTCAGATTGATAAACAGTATATTGAACAGAGCAAATACGACGACAATCAACTTAAACCGGCGGAGGGACTTTAA
- the nusA gene encoding transcription termination factor NusA, whose product MAREILTVVETVSNEKGVSREAIFEALEQALVAATKKKFYEGTHSEEARLRVEIDRKTGDYRTFRQWEVVADEDHEMPACQDAISDVDPAQWSIGDIRELEVESIDFGRIAAQIAKQVIVQKIREAERALVADAYESKVGELIYGEVKKQTKDGFIIDLGDNAEAYLAREEMIPKEILRPKQRVNAILYSVNREGRGAQLLLSRAKPEMLIALMKKEIPEISEEIIEIKAAARQPGVRAKIAVKTNDHRIDPVGACIGMRGTRIQAVQQELNGERIDVVVWSDDPAQYIASALEPADVSSIVIDEDARTADIIFATSDQLARAIGSQGQNVRLASELTGYKLDMMLEEEYYARQQSEAQKYLDMFVTRLDIAEDLAMALVEMGFTSLEEIAYVPPETFDEIELDAELVELLQSRAKEIALADALQQQENVQAPSEELVAMEGMTAEIAQALAARGVVTVDDLADQATDDIEDIEGLGAEKAGQLIMKARESWFN is encoded by the coding sequence ATGGCACGTGAAATTCTTACCGTCGTTGAAACGGTTAGTAACGAAAAAGGTGTAAGTCGTGAAGCAATTTTTGAAGCGCTAGAACAAGCTTTGGTTGCAGCGACTAAGAAGAAATTCTACGAGGGGACTCACTCGGAAGAAGCTCGTCTTCGTGTAGAAATTGACCGTAAAACTGGTGATTATCGTACTTTCCGTCAATGGGAAGTGGTGGCTGATGAAGATCATGAAATGCCTGCCTGTCAGGATGCGATCTCTGATGTGGATCCGGCACAATGGTCGATTGGCGATATCCGTGAACTGGAAGTAGAATCAATCGATTTCGGTCGTATTGCTGCCCAGATCGCGAAACAGGTGATTGTACAGAAGATCCGTGAAGCAGAACGTGCACTGGTTGCTGATGCTTATGAATCTAAAGTCGGTGAGCTGATCTATGGTGAAGTGAAAAAACAAACCAAAGATGGCTTTATCATTGACTTGGGTGACAACGCAGAAGCGTATCTGGCACGTGAAGAGATGATTCCGAAGGAAATCCTTCGTCCGAAACAACGCGTAAATGCGATTCTATATAGCGTTAACCGTGAAGGCCGTGGTGCACAGTTATTGTTGTCACGTGCTAAACCGGAAATGCTGATTGCATTGATGAAAAAAGAAATTCCTGAAATTTCTGAAGAAATCATTGAAATTAAGGCCGCAGCTCGTCAACCGGGTGTTCGTGCTAAAATTGCAGTGAAAACCAATGACCACCGTATTGACCCGGTGGGTGCTTGTATTGGTATGCGTGGTACCCGTATCCAGGCTGTACAGCAAGAGCTCAATGGCGAGCGTATTGATGTGGTGGTTTGGTCGGATGATCCTGCGCAATATATCGCAAGTGCATTAGAACCAGCAGATGTATCTAGTATTGTCATCGATGAAGATGCACGTACTGCAGACATCATTTTCGCGACTAGTGATCAGCTAGCTCGCGCAATTGGTTCACAAGGTCAAAACGTTCGTCTGGCATCTGAACTGACTGGCTATAAGCTGGACATGATGCTGGAAGAAGAGTACTACGCACGTCAGCAAAGCGAAGCACAAAAATACCTGGATATGTTTGTTACACGTCTGGATATTGCTGAAGATTTGGCGATGGCGTTAGTAGAAATGGGCTTCACCTCGCTTGAAGAAATTGCTTACGTACCGCCAGAAACGTTTGATGAAATCGAACTGGATGCGGAACTGGTTGAACTACTGCAAAGCCGTGCGAAAGAAATTGCACTTGCTGATGCATTACAACAGCAAGAAAACGTACAAGCGCCAAGTGAAGAACTTGTTGCAATGGAAGGCATGACAGCAGAGATCGCGCAAGCTCTCGCAGCTCGTGGTGTGGTAACCGTAGATGACTTAGCTGACCAAGCGACTGATGATATCGAAGATATCGAAGGTCTCGGTGCTGAGAAGGCCGGTCAACTTATTATGAAAGCGCGCGAATCATGGTTTAACTAG
- a CDS encoding ribosome-binding factor A codes for MAGSQRLKRMADTVQRELSELIRQELKDPRLGGLVTISAVKVSPDLGYAEVYVTVMGRELGDEQSEAANKETLDVLNKASGFLRHELGRRIKTRITPRLRFHYDKTNAYGNYMFGLIAEAVKDLPPAEDKKDEE; via the coding sequence ATGGCGGGTAGTCAACGTCTGAAGCGTATGGCGGATACGGTACAACGCGAGTTGTCTGAACTGATCCGTCAGGAGCTGAAAGATCCACGTCTGGGTGGTCTGGTGACCATCTCAGCCGTGAAGGTAAGCCCAGACTTAGGATATGCAGAAGTTTATGTCACAGTAATGGGTCGTGAACTTGGTGATGAGCAAAGTGAAGCGGCAAATAAAGAAACACTCGATGTCCTGAATAAGGCATCCGGGTTCCTGCGCCATGAACTGGGCCGTCGGATCAAGACACGTATTACGCCTCGTCTACGTTTCCATTATGACAAAACCAATGCATATGGTAACTATATGTTTGGTCTGATTGCTGAAGCAGTGAAGGATTTACCTCCTGCTGAAGACAAGAAAGATGAAGAATAA
- a CDS encoding Na+/H+ antiporter subunit C, which yields MISLELLLASAIGLLTATGIYLILRARTFPVVLGLAMIGYAVNLFLFAMGRIQMNSPAVLTEATQVTDPLPQALVLTAIVIGFATTAFIVQLALRSRYESGTDHVDSKEEIPQHDPREDEP from the coding sequence ATGATTAGTTTAGAACTTTTATTAGCCTCAGCAATTGGCCTACTCACTGCCACCGGGATCTATCTGATTCTGCGAGCACGTACCTTTCCGGTCGTCCTTGGGCTGGCCATGATTGGTTATGCAGTGAACCTGTTTTTATTTGCCATGGGCCGTATTCAGATGAATTCGCCTGCAGTGCTCACCGAAGCCACGCAGGTCACCGATCCTTTACCTCAGGCGCTAGTGCTGACCGCCATTGTAATCGGTTTTGCTACCACCGCCTTTATTGTACAGCTGGCCTTACGTAGCCGTTATGAATCAGGAACAGACCACGTTGATTCCAAAGAAGAGATACCGCAACATGACCCACGTGAGGATGAGCCGTAA
- a CDS encoding Na+/H+ antiporter subunit G, with protein sequence MPLILEILVSIFLLIGAFFMLVGGIGMIRLPDLFMRLHAPTKSSTLGLGSFLIASIIFSAIYGRLGFAEVLITLFAFITAPVSANLMAQAALHLRLRSMSGEVPETLERPLPWQKTRRRAFYEKKMNDQDSK encoded by the coding sequence ATGCCTTTGATTTTAGAAATACTAGTTTCGATTTTTTTATTGATTGGCGCTTTCTTTATGCTGGTGGGCGGCATTGGGATGATACGTCTACCCGACCTTTTTATGCGTCTGCATGCACCGACCAAATCCAGTACCTTAGGTCTAGGAAGCTTTCTGATCGCTTCTATTATTTTTTCGGCTATCTATGGTCGTTTAGGTTTTGCTGAAGTACTGATTACCCTGTTTGCCTTCATTACTGCACCGGTATCTGCCAACCTGATGGCGCAAGCGGCCTTGCATTTACGTTTGCGCTCGATGAGTGGTGAAGTGCCAGAAACACTAGAACGTCCATTGCCTTGGCAGAAAACCCGCCGTCGTGCATTTTATGAAAAGAAAATGAATGACCAGGATTCAAAGTAA
- a CDS encoding monovalent cation/H+ antiporter subunit F, protein MTILPYALLICLGAVTISMLLCLIRLVMGPSIVDRLLALDTLFLNATCLVVILGIYWSSTFMFEGALLVAMLGFVSTAALARYFTTGHVID, encoded by the coding sequence ATGACCATTCTGCCATATGCATTGCTGATTTGTCTGGGTGCTGTCACGATCTCCATGTTGTTGTGTCTGATCCGGCTGGTTATGGGCCCATCAATCGTCGACCGTTTGCTGGCACTGGACACCCTATTTTTAAATGCAACCTGTCTGGTGGTGATTCTGGGAATCTACTGGAGCAGCACTTTCATGTTTGAAGGTGCCCTACTGGTGGCCATGCTGGGCTTTGTTTCTACCGCTGCCCTTGCCCGCTATTTCACCACTGGACATGTCATCGACTAG